The Sphingomonas aliaeris genome segment GCGCCGAATATCGCGGATCGCGCGACAGCCACGTCACCGACGCGATGCGATCCGGCGGCAACAGCGCCAGCAGAAGCTGGTCGGTACATTGGTTCAGGCTCATCACCCGCATCGGTCGATCGGGCATAGCCTGCGCGACCGGCATCTCCACGCCGCAACCGCCCTGAACCAACAGGAGCGACAGCGATGCGAGCAATGCCGGTCGTATCGTCATCTCAGAAGCGCGCCTTCACGCCGCCATAGGCACCGCGTCCCGGCGTCGCGAAGCTGAACACTTCCTCATAGCGTTCGTTGAACAGGTTCTCGACCCGACCGAAGACCGAGAAGCGATCGCTCAGCCTGTATTCGCCGTTGAGGTTCACCAGCACATATTCCTGCAACGACACGCGCACCGGCACGAAGCTCGGGTCGATGAACGCGTTATCGTCCTGCCGGCCATTGTAGCGCACGCTGAGCGTCGAGGAGAAGCGCTTGTCCAGGCTGAACACGGTCGTGTTGAAGCTGCCGATATGCTTGGGCCGGCGCAGTTCGACCGTGCCGTTCTCGCGGGCGTTCAGATACGTATAGGCAAGATCGAAGCGCAATTGCTCGACGGGACGGGCCGAGGCGAAAACCTCAACGCCGCGCTGCTGGGACCGCGTCGTCCGATTGGCCGGCGTCGCCACGAAGGTCGGCCCCGGGAACGTAGTGAAGATCTCGTCCTGCAGCTTGCTATCGAAATAGGTCGCGCCGATCGTCGCCTTGCCACCGGCGAATTCCTGATCCAGCCCGGCTTCCCAGCCCTTCGACTTCTCCGGCTTCAGGTTCGGATTGCCGATATAGCGACCGTCCGCAAAGGCGAAGAGTTCGAAATAGCCCGGGTTCTTCACGCCCGTGCCGTACGCACCCCGCGCCCGCAGGCCGAACGGCAGGCGGTACCCCGCCTGGACGCGGTACGTCGTGACATCGGCGAAGCGGTCGTTCTGGTCGTGACGGACCGAGCCCCCGATGACGAGTGCGTCGGCGATCGTCCCTTCATATTGTCCCACGAAGCCCCAATTCTCGGTCGACTTCCGCCCGCTGAACGCGAATGGCGAGACAGCGGTGTTGCGGAACTGTTCGCGCTCGTAATCGACCGCACCCGTCAGCTTGCTGCGAAAGGCGTCAGTGCCGAACGCGAGGCTGGACTCGAACGACGCCTTGTAGCGTTGCCCCTTGTCGCCATAATCGATCCCGAAGGCGCTGTAGCCGGTACGCGTGGTATCGGCGACCTGCCCGGTCAGCGACGTGTTCCAACGTCCATCCGCCAGCGACAGCGCGGCGCGGACCAAGCCGTAATAGGCCTTGTTCTTGAAATGCGTGCCCGGCGTATCGACGATGAACCCGAAGCGCGGGCCGGAGAATGCGGAATCGTTGCTGAGCGCATCGGTATAGCTGTAGCGGCCCACGCCTGTCAGCTTGAGCACGTCCGACGGTGTCCAGTTGACCTTCGCGCTGGCGCCGATGCCGGTGTAACCGATGTCGCGCGTCCCCTCCCGATCGGTCGGCGTGCCGTCCGTGCGATACAGCGTACCCGACAGCGCATAGTCGATATTACCGGACACCCCGCCAAAGCGTGCCGCGCCTGCCGCCGTCCGGAACGACCCGCCCTCGACCCGTGCGCTGAGCCCCTGGTTTTCCGCGCCGGTCGGCGTGATGTACTGGATGACGCCGCCGATCGCGTCGGAGCCGTAGAGCGAGGATTGCTGACCGCGCAGCACCTCGACGCGTGCGCCGTCATCGGCGATCAGCGTGCCGAAATCGTACTGGCCCTGATACGGGTCGGATGCCTCGATCCCGTCGATCAGGACGAGGACGTGGTTCGCCTCGCTACCGCGGATACGCACGTCGGTCAGCCCGCCGATCGAGCGGTTGACCGCGACGCCGGGCACGTCGCGCAGGATGTCGGACACCAGCCGCGTCTGGCGCTGTTCCATCTGTTCGGCGGACAGCACGGCGACGGAGGCGGGAAGATCGCGAACTTCGGTGCCGCTGCCCGACCGCGACGCCGTGACGACGACGGCGTCGTCCGCGGCATCCGATCCCGACGCGTCGGTGGCAGATGTATCGAAAACGGTCTTGTCCTGCGCGGTCTGGGCCAGCGCAGGCGTTGCAGCGACCAGCGCTACGATGGATACGGCAATCATTCTCATCAGGTCAGTCCCCCGCGCCGTCGTGGACGAAGCAACGGGGGCCGATCGACCGCGCGAACGCGACGACGGCGTCGGTTCAGCCGAACGGACGCGGAGCCCGGCTGCCTCGACACCGTGTGCGGCCCCAGCCGCACGGTTCGTCGCTCGAACGGACTCGTTCCGTGCCCCGGCCAACCCCTGGATCCGAGAGCATGAGCGACAGCGCCGGCAGGTCTCCTGGCTCACGGGTCAAGGCTCGATGCACGCCTTCCCAGATCCGTTTGGATCCAGTGGCCGCCCTGTCCGGACCCTTTCGGGCCGGCAGGACATGTGCATCGCGCTCTCCGCTTACAGTTGCAGGGACAGCCGCGGCTTTGGGAAGAAACCTTCCCGCACCGCATTCCACATTTGAGCCTCTTTCGAGGCACCGGCGCGATCATGCGAAACCGGATGGGAACCACCCGGTCTCGATCGCGCCCATAGTGGAAATGCTGCGCTGCGCAAATGAAATTGCGTGCTGCCAGACGTCGGTGCCCGGCGCGTCAGCCGTGGCCCGGCCGCAGGTTGAGGATAACAACCCCCGCCACGATCAAGCCGATCGCGCCCAGCGCTACCGC includes the following:
- a CDS encoding TonB-dependent receptor plug domain-containing protein, translating into MRMIAVSIVALVAATPALAQTAQDKTVFDTSATDASGSDAADDAVVVTASRSGSGTEVRDLPASVAVLSAEQMEQRQTRLVSDILRDVPGVAVNRSIGGLTDVRIRGSEANHVLVLIDGIEASDPYQGQYDFGTLIADDGARVEVLRGQQSSLYGSDAIGGVIQYITPTGAENQGLSARVEGGSFRTAAGAARFGGVSGNIDYALSGTLYRTDGTPTDREGTRDIGYTGIGASAKVNWTPSDVLKLTGVGRYSYTDALSNDSAFSGPRFGFIVDTPGTHFKNKAYYGLVRAALSLADGRWNTSLTGQVADTTRTGYSAFGIDYGDKGQRYKASFESSLAFGTDAFRSKLTGAVDYEREQFRNTAVSPFAFSGRKSTENWGFVGQYEGTIADALVIGGSVRHDQNDRFADVTTYRVQAGYRLPFGLRARGAYGTGVKNPGYFELFAFADGRYIGNPNLKPEKSKGWEAGLDQEFAGGKATIGATYFDSKLQDEIFTTFPGPTFVATPANRTTRSQQRGVEVFASARPVEQLRFDLAYTYLNARENGTVELRRPKHIGSFNTTVFSLDKRFSSTLSVRYNGRQDDNAFIDPSFVPVRVSLQEYVLVNLNGEYRLSDRFSVFGRVENLFNERYEEVFSFATPGRGAYGGVKARF